The segment GGAGAAGTGGTGCGCCCCATTCAGACTGACCAAGGGTTTCACCTTTTATTAGTCGAAGAGTTTATTCCCGCTCAACTGACTCCTGAAATTCGCGAAGAGATTCTCTCGACTTTGTTTAGTGAGTGGCTGAGTGGAGAATTAAATCATTGGCTGAATCAATAGGTTGTCAATGGTGAACTGGCTTTCTCAAGTGGCTTTCTCAGGGCTTCGGCAACCAGTGTCATCGATCGTGGATCAGTCACCATCCACGCATGAAGCGGAACTTTGATTTGAATCGCTTCTCCAACGGGAAGAACAGAGCTATTTGCTGGAACGATAATGCCATCCAAAGGTGTCCAAATCGAAGTGAAATTAATGCGATCGAGCATTTGCACATCTTGATTCAAATCACGCAAAAAAGAGCTATTCGGGCGCATCTGTATGCAGCCAGGACGTTGAGAAAGATAGGCTGCAAGTGTGCCATTGTGCGGTGTAGAAATCGTGATAAATCGCTGCACTCGGCTAATACCACCCAAGCGCTGAACGTAATAGCGACTGACCAGTCCACCCATGCTAAAGCCAACGAGATCAATCTGTTGATCGGCGGGAATGGTGGCTTCGATATAGGCTGCAAGTTGTTTTGCTAAGAGATCAAGGTGGCTATCTCCATTGGCTGGAATCAAGTCTAATCCATAAGTCTGCCATCCTGAACGCTCTAGGTACTGTGTCATCGGGTCGAAGAGAGCGAAGGTATCGGTGATGCCGTGAACGAAAATGACGGGATTGAGAGGCATGATTGAGCACT is part of the Leptolyngbya boryana PCC 6306 genome and harbors:
- a CDS encoding esterase/lipase family protein, which translates into the protein MPLNPVIFVHGITDTFALFDPMTQYLERSGWQTYGLDLIPANGDSHLDLLAKQLAAYIEATIPADQQIDLVGFSMGGLVSRYYVQRLGGISRVQRFITISTPHNGTLAAYLSQRPGCIQMRPNSSFLRDLNQDVQMLDRINFTSIWTPLDGIIVPANSSVLPVGEAIQIKVPLHAWMVTDPRSMTLVAEALRKPLEKASSPLTTY